tccacttgataatttgctgggacaaactttgatttcaatttagcaatcatcctatcccatgtcttaatattttatttacctctttttttcctatcaacttgcaagttctctcaccaaagagatgcatgacctttcaattgggtacaggcatatttcaccttcctctcttctacagtgttttcaaaattaaaatacttttccatctccgagatccaatccatcaattcatctgaatctaacttcccatgatattttagtggggtaaaatgaggtttagtgttcgccctactcaaaacccttaaaaacctttcttcatcccgATCAAGTGCcgataggttcacttgttctgtcggggcttcttctccttcatcttcacttgcatcttcaatatgtcggcctcttctctcggtcgtctccacggcttctaaccaggctgttattcctcgcaacatctccatcatagtagggtctgcatttccatgcgctccaccattcctagttcctcttcacaccattgattcacgctagtcctctgcaattgtaggtcGGATCCGCAAtatgccaccccacaacaaaatttaggacatgcaacctctagaatgaaacttcactctaataccaattgaagcagtcactggtgaagagggacctcaaggagatcaatccaaaccggtcagcaagaataaacacaatggaaacacacagatatgatggaggcaatgtagaacagatagttttattacatgaaatttgattacatccaactagtaacaatcgggttacaacacaCCGACACATAGgcatggtagaataggtcacaccgggaccttgaatcaaaatatctatcttctaggcatagtctatctctgattgattctaattgatcttcaattgattgtattctaaagcatgattataaatatatatatcgatccaaaggatccagtcagcccaaaaggatcaaaacccgaagaacaagacctaatgcgCAAAATGAACagggtcggcctccgccaagatattccttcaaaaaatacaaaggatgaaacgtagaaggtcggccacacaccaaggaacatcgatatcaatgtccaaggctccacaagctttggaatgggttccgatagatcaccagaataggtctcaggcaaccggtaacaaaggaacaaccgataacaagaaactgccatgaaaaccggtagcgatatcttgctgaaaagtgatccaaatgagatgtggtttgaaagaaagaaagatgatcaaatcttcaagtagactccaactccataggatctggtgagccaaaatcgaGACACacgaaaaggaaaactgaaactgcaaacaaaaaagaaaatgtttttggttgatgcaagattgttgtgaaccggggatgctcctacatcaatcaaACAAAGACATATTGGTTCAACTTTCAAGAGGCAAAAAGTGGAGGGAAAGGTCACCCCCCACACCTATGTTCACCACTTTTTTATGAAACTTCAAGAAAGCACTCATAACAACATCCTGGTCTAGAAAACATAGTTTTTGTTTGCATTTGACACTCTAGGACAAGGGCACTTTTCATAGATGATGTCACTTAGAGAACCTATGTCTCAGGTGTCACTGTCCACACTTCACACACAAGTTCCTCTTTGCATCACCTTTCCAGATCTCTACTTGATGCCTACATATGTGATTTGAAATTGCCTATACATGTTGATTCTTGTCAATTTCACATCATTAAGCCTAGATCTTGCATTCAATTCACATAGTTTCCATAGATCATATTCAACCCAATCAAGGAGTAATAAATCCATCTTGTGCTCAACCCCTTTCTTATCAAATTGGAGGTTGGAcctattgagttcattctccttCTAATGTAATCAATGTGAAATAGGTTAGTTCCTAGTTAgcatgcataaacttgtgaaccCTATTTCCACTGCATTATATTAGGTTGCACCAGGTTTCTATCTTGTCATTATTTATAGGTAGCTAGGCATTTCATGCAAGGTCTTGAGGGTTCTTCAAAGTAGAAATAACTCAAGGGAAGCATAGCTTTGTGGTTGGATGAAAAAGAACCTAAGTCATATTCCCATTCTTCAGCTTTTCAAATGATCATGTGGATTGGTGGTGACCAAGGACATTATCATGatattttatttatcattatttgTACTTGTACTTCATAGTTTCATTATTGATGTTTACATGGCTTGAGAGCCATTATGATAATAATGTATATCGAATATATGTGCTATTACATGGAATAAGCACTTAAACTTCAATGAAACTATAATTTTGAAAATTTGTAAATATTGAAGTTAACtcttttatttctcttatttatatGGAAAATGTGTAATTATTGAAATTGTGAGATAATTGGGGTTTGCAACCTTACAAATTGGGAAATCTAATAGTTATCTTATTGAAGGAGAACAATTAAGTGAGGTCACTACCCTATTATCGTTCTCTTGTCTTTCTCTCTTCTTGCTAATGATGGATCATGAAATTTGATCCAAAATATCAAGAAAATAAACTCACACTATTATTACTAGCAACTATGTATAACTATGGAAATCATATGTCTAACTTTAAAACATACTTTCTAATAACATAAACTAGATTTCAATATGATTTTCTTTTACTAAGATAATAATCCTCTTAAATAATAATCTTAAAAAATCACTCATAATATCAAATACAAATTCAAACTCACCCCacaaaattatttataatattCAATAAAAATTATTTTGAGCATCCAAAAATAACACTTTTCTAATAATAGAATGCTATAATTGCAATACCTTCACAAAAATCAATTGATAATGAAATATAATCTGTTATGTGAGGTACAAATGGACTATTCTACAAATTGGCACATACCATAATATACTGTCTTAATGTAAAACACTTCACTTCACTTATTATACTCCATCTCTCTGTCTTCTAAACTGTGATCAAGGAACATAAAGTGCTTTGCCCAACAGGCCAATTTATTGTTTTCAGAAAAGACCCACGTACAAATATTGAATCTCTAATTCCATTCACACAGGGCTGGAAATCTACTATTGAGAGCGACATTACTTCTTAGATCTTTCTTTTCTAGATTCACCATTAGACTAAAATCTTATGAATTTGTATCTATATTACTCCTTAGATCTTTCTATTCTCTTCATCTATATTCAGAATGGTGATGAATCTACCTGGTATTAGTTTGACACtaatttccttcatggtgattacTAAAACTCCATGCAAAATGCTTGAATAACTCGGGGATCTACAGTTTGAGGCATTCTGATTTATTCTTGTTCATGGGTATTCGCTCGCTGCACTTATTTTTTGTACTCTTAGAATATAAATGGGTTTTCTTGTTTCACGATCTAGTTGACTGATTCTTCCCACTATTCTTGACTGTAGATCGATCAATGCAATCTGTCGTACTTTTATGCAATTCACACTCATTTTTGCGTATCACGCTCTCCACCATCATgcaatttttattatgttttttcAACATTCTGATATAATTTAAGCGTAAACAGCGTATAAATTTGACAGCAATAACCATCAAATATTCTGTACAATATATTGACTTTGTGCCCATCTATAATAAGAAATGTTGCTGATGGTTCTCTGCATAAAAACAAGAATGGTTGGCTCGCCTTGCCTGCACAGATTGAACATTGGTCATTTACGTCTCAGGACACACTATTTTAGATGTTTAAATTATGTAAGGACGAAGCTTCTGGACAAAAACAGTGAATCACTTTAAATCACAATGAGAAACCATGTACATAACTGTCACCCTCAGCCATGATAATACCAAAATCAATTATCAGCTATTTTATAATGAGGCAAATAAACTGAGAAGCCTCTCATAACACAGATAGTTGTGTATATGGTAACAGACCAAGGTAAGCTATATTGAACTTTTTCCATGGAGGATTTTATGTCGTTCATAAGATCTTTTTGTTATCTAATAAATGAGTGTGCAAGTCTTAGATTTAAAATTTTTCAACTGGGAATGAAGGACTGAATTTTTTTCATGAAAGATTTTATATCGTTCACAAGATCATGATGCTGCTTAATACTGAAGTATGAATCTTAGATTTAAATCTCTTCGACTGAAGGTTGAGCATTGGGGGTTACTCATTCCATCAAACTATCTGAGAATTTTATGTCATTCACAAGATTGTTTTGTTATCTAATACAGAAGTACAAGTTTTAGatttaaatttcttcttcaagaattGAATTTTTTCATGGAAGATAATATATCATTCACAAGATCATTTTGctactaataaaggtgtacaaatcTTAGATTTAAATCTCTTTGACTGAAGATCGAGGACTGAAAGTTATCCATTCCATCAAAATTATCTGAAACACCATCCAACTTGATATTGCTCCACTAAATTTTAAAAGAGAAACTCTTCACTTTTTTTTTATAATGGATCTCTCAACCTACTTTATGGGACAGTTCCATTATCTTTTTTAAACAATTGTAGAACAtaaataataatttctttaaagaGGGGATGACTGAATTCCTATAAAAAATAAGAAGATCCACAATTGAAGTTTTGAAATGGAAGGAGTTGGCTTTGACAGCACTGACGACAGAGATTGAGTGCCACAATAGTAAgaagataaatttatttattgaaatattACAAGCATTAAAGAGAAATGTAAAGATGTTGGGAGAAAGAACTAATCTTTCACTATGGTATACAAATAAAAATTTGAAACATTGGCCATTGGTCGGCAAAGTCTAATCACTCAAAACACTAGAGAGAAATTAGTACTCGAATTCTCACACTTATGTTCCTTCCTGAGCACAGACAATGGAAGTAGCCTGTGCCATACAAGCACTAGCTAGTATGTAGATTCTACTTACTTGCACCCCAACAGAATGGGAAGCAATCTTTGCCTTCAATTCCCCACTAGGGAAGTATACACACTGTAAATTTTCTGTCAATACTGCTCAATGTTGTGCTTTGATGCCCTTAACAAGCTTCAAAGTCCTTCAACATAATGCGTACTCTATATATTAGCCAGCAGTCCAAGGCTTCTCAACACAAAGGCCGAAGCCGGACAAAAACAAGCTTCAAGCTTTTGACTGCAGATCAGCCATCAATATAAGCAAGCAAATGGTCAATTTTGAGTTTGAACAATATACGCCAAAGGAGAGAGAGTTAGTGTTCAACCTTTACTGCTGCTCCGGAGGAAAAGAAAAAAAGCTAAAGTTTTTAAAGTACTCCAATGTCTGTTAAAGTAGACAAAAGCATCGTCCTAATCATCCTGTCCACATGAAATTTCATGGTTTGTCCGGATGTTTCAACAAACAAGGACTGGACTGAACATCCACTAACGGTTCAAGACACCCAACTAAATATTTTTTCATGTTCCTAGTTCAGAGAGCTTACAGATGATGAGGTGTAATATGGCCATGCTCCTGCTCCTCCATTATTCCAGTAGGCAGAATTCCTTGCTGTAGGATAGCTGGCCTGCAATTGGTCTTGCCATTCTTTACCCTGACCAAAGCCCAAGCCTGTGAGAAGCTCTAACTTTGGCTGCTTAACTGAATTTTCAGCTGTTTGAGCCTCCAAATTCATCAGCATGGATCCTGCATCAAGATCCTTGGCAGGGGCCTCAAATTTGTGCTCCTGTTCATGCGACCTCCAAGGATAAAAGCTATTCATTCCAGTGAAAGGAGCCAAATTGGAAAGACCTCCTAATTGAGGATCCAGCAAGCAATTTACATCCCCAACATCACCATCAATCCTCCTCAGAGATTTCAGAAACTCCATACCAGAAAACCCAGTGGATTTCATTGGATGCATACCATCATATGATACTCCCAAGAAATCAGCAGTATTAGAACTTGTGAAGGCAGAATCCTCAACACCCAGCCTTGCAGCCTCCTGAATTCTAGCAAATGCTGCATTCATGTCATTCCCAAAAAACATAGAGCCTGAGATGGAGGGATTATTAATGTCCTTCTCCAAAAGTCGGCTGAATTCATTACTTGTATGATCAGTAACAGTAGACATGGAGCTTCCTTCGTCAGATGTTCTCTTGGCTCTCTTGTTCTTCCTGCACCCTCCTCCAACTGGAACATTCCTCAGAGTTCCTCCTTTAGTCCAGTACCTTCTGCATGTCTTGCAGAAGTAACGAGGCTGTGATAAACTGTAGTTATTGTAATAGCAAAACTTGGTATTTGCTGAATCACACCTTGGACACTTCAAGGCTTGCTCAGGATGTGGCTTCCCTCTTCTCTCTGCAAGCAAAACTCCAGAGCACCCCATCACATCCTCCTCCATGCCAGCTTTCATGTCTTTGTCCTGAGCATTCAAAGAAACAGAACCCTATTAAGATCATTCTCACTCCATGTCAAAACAGAAATTATTTTGGATCTCGGGATACAATGAAGAATTTATATAAAACTGGACTCTAATATAGAAAGAAATAATATTGATATCAAGATAATGAAGAATTTGATCCCTAGTTCTACACAACTTCCGTATCAAGATAATGAAGAATTTATCTAAAGCTGGACTCTTGTAGCAAGATATATTCAAACAAGAAGATAAGCTTTCATGGGTAGTAAAACCCAAACCCAATCTGGCCTAAATTTTGCAGGAATATTCATCTCATATCATACCTGCTCACACCCAGTGTAATCTATGCAGACTTGGGTAGAAGTTGGTCCCATGACAATTCCTGTATTCACAAGATCCAGAAAAAATACTGCTCTGAATTTCACAagctctatctatctatctagtaCAGAGctgataaaaaaagaaaaaaaagttttCAAGCGGTTGCTTGCTCTGTAAACTTGGTTTATGCAATTATCTTGAGACTGAAGCTGCCCTGCAGTGTTCTGTGTTTGACAGATCTGAGAGGCATGTAATTATTCATTTGGGTGAGGATGGGGGGGGCAGTTTTGATGTGGGATCAAGCAAGATAAGCGATAGGTTTTGGAATGGTGTGATATATGTAGGTGGGGGGGGGGTGATGGGGATGAATGGTAGCCTGTGATTTGACTGGGAATGGAAGGGTGGGGGGCAATTAATGTACTGGATTACAGTAAGATGGGCCCAAAAAGTCCATTCCTGAAAAGAAGAAGCCAAGCAATGACAATGCCAATGGCTCCACTATTGAACTGGGTCCCCCATTCCCTTGCCCAAAAAACGTGTAGGAAACAAacaaaggaggaggaagaagaagagcaGGTTAAGAAAGATTTGGTGAGATCTCACAATGGGTATTTTGGCTATAAATCGGCGTGAATCTTAATTATATGTGAAACGTCTTTGGGTTCCCCAGCATTTATCCATTGATGGTGACTCTTGCTCACCATGTCATGTCAGGAGGGCCACCACCACTTGTGCTGATGATGACGACCACTAATActattctcttctcttctcttctctattctCCTCTCTTCACCTGAAACGtccctcttccttctcctcatgctagGTATGCGCCTGCGATTCCATAATATCAAACAGAGATATGCCCATCTACGCAACTATATAGTTTTTTATTGCCGCAAAGATGTTCTCAATCTGTCTGCCTAGCCTCCTTGAATATTACTTTTATATTTTCACCTGCTCAACATCTAGTGCTTAAACAGTAAACCATGTCTAATTTTCAGAAGACACCCCTTTTGGGACCACCATTTTAATAATTCCGCGCTCACACCTAATTATAAGAAAAAAATTCTCAAGAGATCTCATGGAAAACAGAAACATGCTCGGCTGATTTGGCTATAATAATGTCTTAGAGATCATGCCCAATTATATGAGAAATCTCCCAACTCCATAAAAAACACAAACAGCCTCCCTTTGCACCTAGAGTTGTACTTCAAACAAAATCCACTTAGTATGAAGGTTTAAATTAATAGGGATGGGATatctatatataaaattaatacacacttattttattattttttcaataaaagtggattattccactaaatttttttattaatattttttaatttttacacaggattcaaagagcataccaaaggaaagaaccctaggaagaaaacctccggtcacaactcataaaataaacttatagtatctaatggatcagtttatacacctcgcccaaaaccacatacaaaatgcggtcacaacacatataatatcagttttgcatagagcccatatgacaatttgtcaaaaaaacccatcggataattttcaaatgtagactccacatctgctatcaatggaagaagacaaaattttccaaagccctgtgccaaatcccatgagccaaaaaccttcttgccaaaaaagaaagtatcaaaaaaactttggaaaaacactattgtatcaaataccatgagctcgaactctcctccagacaaggaacatgaatacttgaaatgaaaggggaaagcgggaataattatcatcataaaattttacatcaacattactcaagaaaatcacataactattgctacaaaccttcccataccctagaaggaatttcctcaaaacccacctctcgctgattggcattgctatcaatggctaaatttgccaaataatccgcaatcttattaacttctctgtaacaatgggacaccaagaaagattcaaacaattctaatttttgtaaaatgggatcaagtatatattgcaaattccaacaattcgatttctttttcataacacattgaataatcaccatagaatcaccttcaattattaagtccttaattctcaaagagattgccatatccaaactaaaagacaaagcatgaaattacgcataattgttagttttaaaaccaatagcatgacacttaacttgaataaaatttgcatcgtgatcataaattaccatgacTATCCCAGCCGAcctagggttaccacgagaggccccatcaaaattcagtttaaagtgcccctgtggaggaggtttccatctagcagagcatctcttacctattgcatcattctttttttaaattgaaccatgagagggtaaaactgacagcatcttccaaactctagtaactctactatcccagtgtgaaaaagaagtaagattttccaaattcttataaataaacgacaaagcaacctcagagattgaatactcaatttttaatagaacctcagacacaggagaccttgttttttaaaatatcctgttgtttctctctagccagacattccaaatcacaatggatggagatatgatccaaaggcacgcataaaaagatgaggcaaacataaagggccaagatctaaaataggaaatgagatccttaccaataacaaaggatatatttaacttctcaaacaaccactaccaacattcataagcataatcacaatgtaggaacaggtgtgaagaagattccaaatttttgttacaaaggacataagggaaaacaatagtaataccaagcctgtctagtctcatacatGTAGGGACTCTgtcttgaactgccaaccaagcaaaggctccagctttaggaagacaagccgaatgccaaaacaacttataaggctaagatgataaatctttagcaaccataagagagttgtaaacatatttaacagtgtacttaccagaaatattctttgtccaaataagttcatcctcagaatcagaaagaaatacaattctatcctccaaaatcttctcaaaatctaatttcatgctttgatcaacatataagaaatcaatcgacttccatctagctagcttaaggggcccactagtcacaatttcaaaataatctgctacaaaaacaccccaaagggaggaaagaatagtgatcagaggagaccaatccctaatattcaccaaaggtgtgtgtccattccatagttcatcccagaatctgacctttctaccattatgaacaatccatgagagatgaggcaaaataattgatctacatttacaaagaaaattccaaatagcagaacccaaaggcaaatttgagactttaaaaatgtaatctcttggtccattatttaaatatttggcaaacataatttgtgcccataaggagctaggcttgtcatataatttccaaaccaacttagcacctaaggctaaattctgattctcgaGACttcgaattcctgttcccccaagttccttaggcaaacataccttatctcatgcaactaaagggagtttcttcttgccatctttattattgttccaaagaaaatctctaagagtatcctgtaaactaacaatagcttcttttggagacttcaaaacagacatgagatatatgggaacaacattcaaaacaaacttgatgagaacaattttacctgccaaagttaaccatctatgattccatgagagaattcttttagaaatgattgaaataatcttatcccaaaaaccaatcttatcatgtttaacaaagaaaggaatcccaaggtaagtacatggaagatttccagtctcaaatccccaaaaggattgcaacctatgctgaaccaattgtgatgtattaaggaaaaaaatctttgatttat
The nucleotide sequence above comes from Cryptomeria japonica chromosome 11, Sugi_1.0, whole genome shotgun sequence. Encoded proteins:
- the LOC131038151 gene encoding dof zinc finger protein DOF4.1 isoform X1, coding for MGPTSTQVCIDYTGCEQDKDMKAGMEEDVMGCSGVLLAERRGKPHPEQALKCPRCDSANTKFCYYNNYSLSQPRYFCKTCRRYWTKGGTLRNVPVGGGCRKNKRAKRTSDEGSSMSTVTDHTSNEFSRLLEKDINNPSISGSMFFGNDMNAAFARIQEAARLGVEDSAFTSSNTADFLGVSYDGMHPMKSTGFSGMEFLKSLRRIDGDVGDVNCLLDPQLGGLSNLAPFTGMNSFYPWRSHEQEHKFEAPAKDLDAGSMLMNLEAQTAENSVKQPKLELLTGLGFGQGKEWQDQLQASYPTARNSAYWNNGGAGAWPYYTSSSARRANHSCFYAENHQQHFLL
- the LOC131038151 gene encoding dof zinc finger protein DOF3.2 isoform X2, giving the protein MGPTSTQVCIDYTGCEQDKDMKAGMEEDVMGCSGVLLAERRGKPHPEQALKCPRCDSANTKFCYYNNYSLSQPRYFCKTCRRYWTKGGTLRNVPVGGGCRKNKRAKRTSDEGSSMSTVTDHTSNEFSRLLEKDINNPSISGSMFFGNDMNAAFARIQEAARLGVEDSAFTSSNTADFLGVSYDGMHPMKSTGFSGMEFLKSLRRIDGDVGDVNCLLDPQLGGLSNLAPFTGMNSFYPWRSHEQEHKFEAPAKDLDAGSMLMNLEAQTAENSVKQPKLELLTGLGFGQGKEWQDQLQASYPTARNSAYWNNGGAGAWPYYTSSSSKA